The genomic interval CCACGAGTTTCAACAATGTATTGTGACCCAAGAGGATGGCCTGGCCCAGCAGCCTGCACGTGTCTCTTCTGCAATAACACACCTAATGAACAGTGTTCATGTGTGAGACCTATTCCACTGCATGAACCCAGATGTTTTAGCAGCTGTGTGGCTTGCTTCAACTAAGCTGGGACTATATACAGTTTCTAGAGGACTGACCGTAACTCCATCTTTTGTCTCTCACCAGCCCAACGCGTAACCACGTGTCATGAAACTGTGGTGAAGATCCAGAGTACTGGAATAGATTGGGAGTCTGGGACTGACATGTATGTACTACAAtgtttaaaacactaaaaatagataTGTTAggcacttccttggtggtccagtggttgagagtccacctgCTGAttagcaggggacatgggttcattccctggtccaggaagattccacatgccacagggcaaataAGCCCGTGAGCCGCAACTGCTAAGCtggtgctctggagcctgtgagttgcaactactgagcctgcacatcaagaggctctgctccacaacaagagaagctactgcagtgagcagcctgtgcacagcaactagagggtaaCCACCACTCGCTGAAGCTAGAGAAGGCCCACACGCTGCAACAaaggccagcacagccaaaataaataaaataaaaaataaaaatgcttaaaaaagtAGAAGACCagcaaggacccactgtatagcacagtgaactctgcttaatattctgtaataacctaaatggcgcacggggatgatccagagagataatatggggtgggaggtgggagaggggttcaggattgggaactcatgtacacccgtggctgattcatgttaatgtatggcaaaaccaatacagtattgtaaagtaaaatgaagtaaaaataaaaatttaaaaaaaaacctaaatgggaaaagactttgaaaaaataagtacatatataagtgaatcactttgctgcacatttgaaactaacacaacattgttaatcaactctgctctgttataaaataaaaatttaagaagaacCACGGTGTTGGAGGAAGGGCAGAAGTATTACTGTTGCCTACGGCCCACTGTTAGTCTGGAAAAAGTACTTTGAGAACTTGCTCCTCAGCCCATGCCACCTGTCCCATTAAATAAAAGACGGAAAGAAATGACATGGGATGAAAAGCAACAGCAAGACCCGAATGTCTCTCAGGGGTATTGTGCTCACTGGACCTTGACATATATTCCCACCAGATTCTGGCACCTCAGTGAAGAGAAGGCGTGAGGGCCTAGGTCAGGCAGATTTGCTCAGAGAGAGTCGTTTTCATGGCTTTGTGAACTGAGATCTGGAAACTACAAGCACCTTTGTGACATTTCTTTCTTAAGCACATGATTACCCCAGATAAGAAGGATCTGGAGGCTGAATTCTGGGGCTGGGAAGTAGGGTGTCCTTTTTGAATAGGAAGAAACTTCAGTGATGGTGGCAAATGGGGTCACAGAAGTGGAACTGGGTCATGATACTTTGGGGACACCCCTCTCCTATTTCTCTCTGGATCTTTTTTTCACAGCCTCCCAAACCACTCAGACCCAGGGTCTACCTAAGAGGAAATGTCCCACCTGGTGTCTCTTCGAGGAAGTCTGCTTAAGGAATCCAGATTCCTGGGAACTTCTCAGAGCCGAGGCTGGAGGCATCAACAAACACCAAGAAGTTCTGGGTGCCAAGACAAATAAGCTTTATTTTTGGACACTGAGAAGGCTTTGAAGAGCAGACTTTATTGCAGTATTTGGATCTTCTCGACCTAAGACCAGAGCTAAGGCCAGGAGGTGCGAGATTTTTGGGAAAAAGAGAAATCCATCCCAGCAGCTTAATtctggaggagagggaagaataaGACCGAGAAGTGACATTGGCTCTGGACTGGTCCTTGGCTGTGGCTCTTTGGATCCTCAACAGTTGCAGGTCAGCTGTAGTCCCCAAAACCGTGGCAGCAACTGGAACATCCAGCAAGCTCCACGTCTATGCAGCTGGAAGGCTGGGGCTGGCGTCGGGTGTTGCTTGGGAACCGATGGGATACCAGAGAGCTGCAGCCTCCAAAGCCAGAAATAGAGCAGCTGGAGACATAGTGGGTGCGGgcgggaggcaggcagggagcaggggcctGAGGGGCCTGAGGGGCCTGAGGGGCCTGAGGGgcctgaggaaactgaggaaactgaggaaactgaggaacctGAGGGAAGCGCTTAGGTGGATATTTGGAGAGGCTCTTGGTGGGGAGCTGGTACTTCTGCTGGTTTTGCTGGCAGAACATCTTGGAGAATGTTCAGTTGCTCTGTAAAGCAATGCAGATATTCCAAAAGTTCAGTGAATATAAACCTCATTTGTATCAGTATTTTCCCCAGAGTCTGAAGTTCTGTGATTGATTCTATGGCTCCAGGGCCCATATCTTTATAGCAGAGTAGCCCTACTTTCCCGGCATAGGGGAAATCAGCAGTGGGTAAGTTAGACTTTGGTAACACCTTCTCTAGGTGgctaagtggttaagaatctgcttgcaaggcagattcaatccctggtgttgggaagatctcctagagaaggaaatggtaacccactctagtattcttgcctagaatattccatggacagtggagctggtgggctgcagtccatggggttgcaaatagttggactcaactgagcgtaaacacacacacacacacacacacacacacacacacacacaccttctctGACCTGTTCTGGTTCTCCTAAGTCTTCTGAATTCAAAGGCAGCAATGTAGAGCACTAGATAGTTCCCcaaatcttaaatatttaaataacattttctggTTTAAGAACCCGAGAAACCACATGTTTAGCCTGAGCCCACGGTCATACTAACTGGTTTCatcatttgcctttttttctttctttacatcaTGGGCTGTGCCTTAAGCCCTGTATGACTATCTCTTGTCTTACAAAGtaaccacccccccaccctgaCCCAATTTCTTGTTACCATTTATTCCCGCCCCCCACTCAGGATGGCTTCTTCTGAGCCACCTCAGTGATTTCCATGAGCCTGATTGTCCTTCAATTACGAGGTAGTTCCCATTCTCTCCAACCTGGAGTGGCTGGTTCAGTTGATGTGTGGCAGTCCTGACCCTCCCCAAATTGCCATCAGTTCAATGAAGACACTCACCTTGTTCTTCTTACCTCAGGCAAGTGATGGTGTATCAAATGCAGTGAGGAGACAGCGTGATCTGAGGCCTTTTATACATATCCTGCCCCCAACTCAAGGGAATGAGCCACGGTCATGTGAAAGCTGCTCCCAACCAGGTCTTTATGGTGTCCATTTCCCACTTTCCAGGGGCTCTGTCACTGTGTTACACCGGGTCATTACTGGATGCTCATGAACATCTTTCCAGAGCATCCTCCCCACCATAAACCCTGGAAGTATTTCCATAAAGATGAGAAGATTGTGATTTCCAAGGGGTTTATAATGGAACAGAACAACCCGGGGATTGAATTTTATGGAGGAATCCAACGCATGCTTGAGATGAAAATCTGAAGCCACAAATGTTGGGTCACCCAGGACATATGTAGGAGTTTCTGAAAACTCTGTTAACAGATTAAGGACCAGTTGTCCAAGCAGCCTGGGGCCATAACCAAAGGATCGGTGTATCTGATTCAGATCCCCAAGTGTCTAAAACATTGACCAATGATGTAGCCTCGTAGAAGAGCCCACCTGGACAAGATTTCAGGCCACTTCCTACCCTCCCACATGGatgacaaaacagaaagccaGAGAGGATGAAGGAGATACTCTGAGTCTTACAGAGTCTGAACGAGAAACCAGGTCTCCTAACTCTCTAGCCAGCTCTTTCTTTGATCATAGTTCCTTGTATCTAACTTGCTTGAAATCTACTAGCTCCCTTCCCACCAGCAACCTTTCCTAGTTTGCTTTTCTTAGTTCATCATTTCAACCACATTTTGGCCAACATattacggatatgagagttggaccataaagaaaaccaagtgctgaagaattgatgcttttgaactgtggtgctgaagaaggctcttgagagtccctaggaccgcaaggatatcaaaccaatcaatcctcaaggaaatcaaccctgaatattcattgaaatgactgatgctgaagctccaatactttggccacctgatacaaagagctagcttgctgggaaagatcctgatgctgggaaagattgaaggcaagaggagaagggggtggcagaggatgagttggttggatggcatcatcgactcaatggacaagagtttgagcaaactctgtgagatggtgattgacagggaagcctggtgtactgaagtccatggggtcacaaagaatcaggcacaacttagtaactgaacaacaacaataaataaacttTCTTGCACCTTTAGCTTGTCAATGCACTTGACTGACAAAACTCCAACCTTGACTGAATCTTCCCTGCTATACCTTgctgctataaaaataaaaacaaaacagatactCTGGATGGTTGGCATCATCACTAGATCATAATCATCCTCTCcgtgtcttgctgctgctgctgctaagtcgcttccgtcatgtccgactctgtgtgaccccatagacggcagtgtCTTAGTTGAGCCAAACACACTGCTTGGCAGTGTATACGTCTCTGTACTTACTCTACACACACATCATGACTTTTCTCCTCTTCTGAACCTTCAGAACATTTGCTGTTGCCTCTAGATAGATGCTGCTGCCTCCACTTCTTGGGGCAGACAGGAGTTGTCCAGTGTAAAGTGTTCCACTTCCCACCACCAAGTCTTCAAGCCTGTCCATGCCTGCAACTATCTCCTGTGACTTCCTGTGTTAGAGAAGGATcagctccttttcttttctaatgcCTCTCTACTCCTTTGCTCTGGATTCTTCTATCTCCTACAAAATGTCATTGTAGTTTCTCATACTTCTCATTGCACCATGCGTGCATTTATTTCTCAGTATCTGTTATCCTGGATCAGCGAcccaacagacatgagtttgaacaagctctgagagatggtggaggacagggaagcctggtgtgctgcagtccatggggttgcaaagagttggagacgaccgAGTGACTGGACAACTACAGCCTGGATAGAATGAAACCTCAGTATTTGCTAGTTCACTGTTTATCCTCAGCACCTACAATGTCTGAGAACTTGGAaggcctcaaaaaaaaaaaatttgctcagTGAATTAATGAGCAATTTGTGGTTGAGGCAAAGGTCTCCCTCCTTTCACTCCTGGAGAGAGAGTACCTTGGGAGGCCAGGTCAGTGGCAGGCAAATAGTTCAGATATGGAGGCTGCTCCCAAGGTGGAGTCAT from Budorcas taxicolor isolate Tak-1 chromosome 3, Takin1.1, whole genome shotgun sequence carries:
- the LCE7A gene encoding late cornified envelope protein 7A, which gives rise to MFCQQNQQKYQLPTKSLSKYPPKRFPQVPQFPQFPQFPQAPQAPQAPQAPQAPAPCLPPARTHYVSSCSISGFGGCSSLVSHRFPSNTRRQPQPSSCIDVELAGCSSCCHGFGDYS